From a single Vitis vinifera cultivar Pinot Noir 40024 chromosome 18, ASM3070453v1 genomic region:
- the LOC100257475 gene encoding probable cytokinin riboside 5'-monophosphate phosphoribohydrolase LOGL10 isoform X1 — METLLPSRFKRVCVFCGSSPGKNPSYQLAAIQLANQLVERKIDLVYGGGSIGLMGLVSQAVYDGGRHVLGVIPKTLMPREITGETVGEVRAVSGMHQRKAEMARQADAFIALPGGYGTLEELLEVITWAQLGIHDKPVGLLNVDGYYNSLLSFIDKAVDEGFITAAARQIIVSAPTAQELLCKLEEYVPKHSGVAPKLSWEMEQQLGYATKSDIAR, encoded by the exons atGGAAACTCTTCTCCCCTCCAGATTCAAACGTGTCTGTGTTTTCTGTGGTAGCAGCCCTGGCAAGAATCCCAGCTACCAGCTCGCCGCTATTCAGCTTGCCAACCAACTG GTTGAAAGGAAAATCGACTTGGTTTATGGTGGAGGGAGCATTGGCTTGATGGGTCTCGTCTCCCAAGCTGTCTACGATGGTGGCCGCCACGTATTGGG AGTGATTCCAAAGACTCTCATGCCCAGAGAG aTTACAGGAGAAACTGTTGGAGAAGTGAGAGCTGTGTCAGGAATGCACCAAAGGAAAGCTGAAATGGCTCGTCAAGCCGACGCATTTATTGCCTTACCAg GTGGGTACGGGACCTTGGAAGAATTGTTGGAAGTCATCACATGGGCTCAGCTGGGTATTCACGATAAGCCG GTGGGATTATTGAACGTTGATGGGTACTACAACTCACTGCTATCCTTCATAGACAAAGCGGTAGATGAAGGGTTTATAACAGCAGCTGCCCGTCAAATTATTGTGTCTGCCCCGACTGCCCAAGAACTTTTGTGCAAGCTCGAG GAATATGTTCCCAAGCATTCTGGGGTTGCCCCCAAGTTGAGTTGGGAGATGGAGCAACAGCTTGGCTACGCGACCAAGTCAGACATAGCTCGTTGA
- the LOC100257475 gene encoding cytokinin riboside 5'-monophosphate phosphoribohydrolase LOG3 isoform X2 has protein sequence METLLPSRFKRVCVFCGSSPGKNPSYQLAAIQLANQLITGETVGEVRAVSGMHQRKAEMARQADAFIALPGGYGTLEELLEVITWAQLGIHDKPVGLLNVDGYYNSLLSFIDKAVDEGFITAAARQIIVSAPTAQELLCKLEEYVPKHSGVAPKLSWEMEQQLGYATKSDIAR, from the exons atGGAAACTCTTCTCCCCTCCAGATTCAAACGTGTCTGTGTTTTCTGTGGTAGCAGCCCTGGCAAGAATCCCAGCTACCAGCTCGCCGCTATTCAGCTTGCCAACCAACTG aTTACAGGAGAAACTGTTGGAGAAGTGAGAGCTGTGTCAGGAATGCACCAAAGGAAAGCTGAAATGGCTCGTCAAGCCGACGCATTTATTGCCTTACCAg GTGGGTACGGGACCTTGGAAGAATTGTTGGAAGTCATCACATGGGCTCAGCTGGGTATTCACGATAAGCCG GTGGGATTATTGAACGTTGATGGGTACTACAACTCACTGCTATCCTTCATAGACAAAGCGGTAGATGAAGGGTTTATAACAGCAGCTGCCCGTCAAATTATTGTGTCTGCCCCGACTGCCCAAGAACTTTTGTGCAAGCTCGAG GAATATGTTCCCAAGCATTCTGGGGTTGCCCCCAAGTTGAGTTGGGAGATGGAGCAACAGCTTGGCTACGCGACCAAGTCAGACATAGCTCGTTGA